Proteins encoded by one window of Carassius auratus strain Wakin chromosome 24, ASM336829v1, whole genome shotgun sequence:
- the LOC113042337 gene encoding OTU domain-containing protein 1-like → MHLYSSALTHYPGSSRKVSVTLTSVANNEPETSPSSLEVVGNAVNGSATEAHTDYLPRGRQTDANMPAFSCYEATSMRPVFYTSTAEIIITRPDGVERSVPVHIVKEPRINRGPLETRYNRVTYAVNGDDHHHSDSVFELDPRRDVFGDDNDKISERNSVHYDRCFDNDSYRVCERRLESVMQSDATPSRTFESVENPSFDSHESLKVPGRQESVEDDNPVFELNILQEPSATPNKSTVDNKVTRYLAEVERQNKYLHDRKKYRFHIIPDGNCLYRAVSKAAYGDQSMHKELREQTMHHIADHLEEFNPIIEGDVGEFLINAAQDGTWAGYPELLAMSQMLNVNIYLTTGGSMESPTVSTMVHYLGEEDLSKPAVWLSWLSNGHYDVLLDSCQPNPEYDDWCRHTQVQRKRDEELAKSMAASLSKMYIEQNGLH, encoded by the coding sequence ATGCACTTGTACAGCAGCGCGTTAACACACTACCCCGGCTCCTCTCGAAAAGTTTCCGTAACTCTCACCAGTGTCGCCAATAACGAACCAGAGACAAGTCCCAGCTCTTTGGAGGTGGTCGGAAACGCCGTTAACGGAAGCGCCACAGAAGCACACACGGATTATTTGCCTCGAGGGAGACAGACTGACGCGAACATGCCTGCGTTTTCATGTTACGAGGCCACCTCGATGAGGCCGGTTTTCTACACTTCCACCGCGGAGATTATCATCACGCGACCGGATGGCGTGGAGAGATCCGTGCCCGTTCACATCGTGAAGGAGCCGCGCATAAACCGTGGACCTCTGGAGACGCGCTACAACCGAGTTACTTACGCAGTCAACGGAGATGATCATCACCACTCTGATTCTGTCTTCGAGTTAGACCCCAGAAGAGACGTTTTTGGGGATGACAACGATAAGATAAGTGAGAGAAATTCAGTTCACTACGATAGGTGTTTTGATAATGACAGTTACAGAGTTTGTGAAAGGAGACTCGAATCAGTAATGCAAAGTGATGCCACGCCCTCCAGAACCTTTGAAAGTGTAGAAAACCCATCATTTGATTCACATGAAAGTCTTAAAGTCCCAGGAAGGCAAGAAAGTGTTGAAGACGATAATCCAGTCTTCGAGCTGAACATCCTTCAGGAGCCCAGCGCAACACCCAACAAAAGCACAGTTGACAACAAGGTTACCCGTTACCTGGCCGAAGTGGAGAGACAGAACAAATACCTCCACGACAGGAAGAAATACCGCTTTCACATCATCCCAGATGGGAACTGCCTGTACCGGGCTGTTTCCAAGGCAGCTTATGGAGACCAGTCAATGCACAAGGAGCTGAGAGAGCAAACCATGCACCACATCGCCGACCACCTGGAGGAGTTCAACCCCATAATCGAAGGCGACGTCGGGGAGTTTCTGATCAACGCGGCGCAGGACGGCACATGGGCTGGCTATCCGGAGCTGTTGGCCATGAGTCAGATGCTAAATGTGAATATCTACTTGACCACTGGAGGAAGCATGGAAAGCCCAACCGTATCAACCATGGTGCACTACCTGGGTGAAGAGGACCTGTCTAAACCGGCTGTATGGTTAAGCTGGCTCAGTAACGGACATTATGATGTGCTGCTGGACAGCTGCCAGCCCAACCCGGAGTATGATGATTGGTGCCGTCACACCCAGGTACAGCGCAAAAGGGACGAGGAGTTGGCCAAGTCCATGGCGGCATCCCTTTCCAAAATGTACATTGAGCAGAACGGCCTGCACTGA